One part of the Sorangiineae bacterium MSr11954 genome encodes these proteins:
- a CDS encoding IS66 family transposase: MQAELEVLKRAFARRTEKMGKMPKIARPPRTPAEIAERRTEQALLRAEHIVTEEKTEPVPETLKKCHLCGGTNFRSVGTGKPSEVYSYVPGYFRRVVHTREVVACRCGGCVITAPPPERWSDKTRYDSSFVAHLVVSKCLVVTPLYRLEQSFARLGMPIARSTMNDLFRRAAQKLEPLRAPLFDVIKKDFLVHVDETSFTLTKQTSKAFIWAFVGKRLTGYRFELTRGGDAPLEVLGDSPGAFLCDDYRGYDPLEKRGLRQRCGCLAHVRRKFFEAGEVPEAKEALDLIAGMYGVEHEAEHRAFLGTAEHLALRRTYARPLFVRLLLLSRELRRAHGPKTLLGRAAHYVWRNLRPLGRFLRDPRIRLDNNLAENALRLVALGRKNFLFVHSEDAGKELALLYSLVVSCTRVAINPVEYIADVLERIDKTADDNLSNLLPDRWKPHAIASPSTFFDA, translated from the coding sequence ATGCAGGCCGAGCTCGAGGTGCTCAAACGCGCCTTCGCCAGGCGTACCGAGAAGATGGGCAAGATGCCCAAGATCGCGCGGCCACCGAGGACGCCAGCGGAGATCGCCGAGCGCCGCACGGAGCAGGCTTTGCTTCGCGCGGAACACATCGTCACAGAAGAGAAGACGGAGCCCGTGCCCGAGACGCTGAAGAAGTGTCATCTTTGCGGCGGCACGAATTTTCGCAGCGTCGGCACCGGCAAGCCATCCGAGGTTTACTCGTACGTCCCGGGCTACTTCCGACGTGTTGTGCACACGCGCGAGGTCGTCGCGTGTCGATGCGGTGGATGCGTCATTACCGCGCCGCCGCCGGAGCGTTGGTCGGACAAGACGCGGTACGATTCGAGCTTCGTTGCGCACCTCGTCGTCTCGAAGTGCCTTGTCGTCACGCCGCTTTATCGTCTCGAGCAGTCGTTCGCGCGGCTCGGTATGCCCATCGCACGAAGCACGATGAATGACTTGTTCCGGCGTGCGGCGCAAAAGCTCGAGCCCCTCCGAGCCCCGCTCTTCGACGTCATCAAGAAGGACTTCCTCGTCCATGTCGACGAGACGTCGTTTACGCTGACGAAGCAAACCTCGAAGGCGTTTATCTGGGCCTTTGTTGGCAAGCGCCTCACGGGATATCGCTTTGAGCTCACGCGTGGTGGCGATGCTCCACTCGAGGTCCTCGGTGATTCGCCTGGCGCATTTCTGTGCGACGATTATCGTGGATATGACCCGCTCGAGAAGCGAGGACTCCGTCAGCGATGTGGCTGTCTCGCTCACGTTCGTCGGAAATTTTTCGAGGCCGGGGAGGTGCCCGAAGCGAAGGAAGCACTCGACCTCATCGCCGGAATGTACGGTGTCGAGCACGAGGCAGAGCATCGCGCGTTTCTTGGCACGGCCGAGCATCTCGCGCTGCGGCGCACCTATGCACGGCCTCTATTTGTGCGATTACTTCTGCTTTCTCGCGAACTTCGTCGTGCACACGGACCGAAGACGTTGCTCGGTCGTGCCGCGCACTATGTATGGCGCAACCTGCGCCCGCTCGGCCGTTTTCTCCGCGATCCGCGCATCCGCCTGGACAATAACTTGGCAGAAAATGCCCTTAGGCTCGTCGCTCTTGGCCGGAAAAATTTTCTATTTGTCCACAGCGAGGACGCCGGTAAGGAACTCGCACTGCTCTACTCACTGGTCGTCTCGTGCACACGCGTTGCCATCAATCCCGTTGAGTACATCGCGGACGTTCTCGAACGCATCGACAAGACCGCCGACGACAATCTCTCGAACCTCCTGCCCGATCGCTGGAAACCACACGCGATCGCATCACCCTCGACGTTTTTCGACGCTTAG